GGACCGTCGGGTACCTCGCCGACGGTATTGATGTTCATCGCGCGCCTGTCGAGGTCGGGATCGCCCGGCTTTCCGAACAGGTTCTCCACGAGGTCCCAGTTCAAGCTCACCGCGCCGGCCCGCACTCCGGAGGCGTCCTGCGTGCTCGCCTCCTCCCACAATGGGTCATCACCATAGAAGTGCGGCGAGTCGGCCAGACGTGTGGCGGATACCAATGCCGCACTCGAGACGAGGGCCGCCGCCACCGCCAAGCTGCGCCGCGCGAATCGCAGGACCGCTCTGTTGGACATGACTCGAAACTCCGCGCCCATGCCTCGACCTTTCAAAAAGCGGTCCCCCCGCCGATGTTCAGCACCCATCCCTCGCGGCTTCTGGCAAGATCCAGCCGTAGAGCCGTGAACGAGGGGCCATGGACGCGGAGTCCGATTCCGTAGTTCTTCTTGAGCCCCTGTAGGTCGAGATCACGATGCCGCGCCACGACCTTCCCGGCATCCACGAAGATCGCCATGTCGACGAGCTGTCCGGGCGTCCAGCGGTACTCACCGGAAAGGAGCAGGCGATGTCGATCGCGGAAACGCCAGCTCGGATAGCCGCGGAGGGACGAGCTGCCACCCAACGCCGGCAGCATGAAGACCGGCACCGTCTCGGCGTCGCCAACCTCCGTGGTGGTCACCAACCCTCTGAAGCCGAGCACCCAGTTGGCTCGCATGAGCGGCAGCAACTGGACGATCTCGGCCTCCGTTTGCCGGAAGCTGAACATTCCCGTGTCGCGGTCGCCGTAGCTCGCCCATTCAACGCGGTATTGGCCGCCTCGCTGGCTGTAGCCTGGCTCGTCCCGCCAATCGACATCCAGGAAGATCCGCCCGACACCATACGAGACGTCCTCGCCGAAGCCCGCCGCCGTCACAGGGGGCGGATCGAGCGACGCGTCGAGCCGGCCGGCATCGCTGCGCACGTCGAGGTATTCTGCTCCGCCACCAAGCGCAAGCCATTCCATGATCTGAAGCCTGCCGGTCACCGCGAGTGTTGTAGGGGTGTAGGTATACGTCGTTTCCTGATCCGGGTCGCTCTCATTGCCGATGCCGTAGAAGGCCACTGACGGTGCGTCGAGCCACTGGACCCGTGCGGTCATCGCGAGGCGGTGCCGGACGAGCTCCGGAAGGTCCAGGTCCGCCTGAAGGAGCTTGTAGTTTCGCGCCGACCAGGCGCCGCGTGCGTTGAATCGGCCGGTGTCCGCGACGCTTCGCTGATAGCCGCCGCCCAGCCCCAGCCACGCACCTGGGTAAATGCTCCCGATCCAGGGATACACCGAGCTCGTTGCCAGGACGAGCTCTTCCGCCGTGTCCAGGATCTGCTCACCTGTGGAGTTCTCATACGGTCTGAGCTGTTCCGCCTTCTTCGCCTGCATCATGGCGAGCGCGTCCGCACGGGAGCTCTGTGCGAGCGTCGCGCTGGGCCACGCGAGCCATGCAAGCGCCACCGCAGAGACGCGAGCCACGCGCACGACCGTCCCGCACAAGCTCTCGAGATTCACGCCGATGATCACTGTCTCGTGTT
This portion of the Luteitalea sp. genome encodes:
- a CDS encoding BamA/TamA family outer membrane protein, with translation MEHETVIIGVNLESLCGTVVRVARVSAVALAWLAWPSATLAQSSRADALAMMQAKKAEQLRPYENSTGEQILDTAEELVLATSSVYPWIGSIYPGAWLGLGGGYQRSVADTGRFNARGAWSARNYKLLQADLDLPELVRHRLAMTARVQWLDAPSVAFYGIGNESDPDQETTYTYTPTTLAVTGRLQIMEWLALGGGAEYLDVRSDAGRLDASLDPPPVTAAGFGEDVSYGVGRIFLDVDWRDEPGYSQRGGQYRVEWASYGDRDTGMFSFRQTEAEIVQLLPLMRANWVLGFRGLVTTTEVGDAETVPVFMLPALGGSSSLRGYPSWRFRDRHRLLLSGEYRWTPGQLVDMAIFVDAGKVVARHRDLDLQGLKKNYGIGLRVHGPSFTALRLDLARSREGWVLNIGGGTAF